In a genomic window of Aeromicrobium panaciterrae:
- a CDS encoding DUF2510 domain-containing protein, whose amino-acid sequence MSEAVPPTGASKPPAGFYPNSGRMQWWDGNEWTEHFQADVGPLVGQATSEPKKKKKRVFLWVFMAVQVLFIVWVVGGASTGSGNPSDCGSLDLETCNAASDVGTSIGVALIVAFWVVVDFLMAVVYGVYRLARRN is encoded by the coding sequence ATGTCAGAAGCAGTCCCGCCTACGGGCGCAAGCAAGCCGCCGGCTGGCTTCTATCCGAATTCTGGCCGGATGCAGTGGTGGGACGGCAATGAATGGACGGAGCATTTCCAAGCAGACGTCGGGCCGCTAGTTGGGCAAGCGACATCTGAGCCCAAAAAGAAGAAGAAGCGTGTGTTCCTGTGGGTGTTCATGGCCGTGCAGGTGCTCTTTATCGTTTGGGTTGTTGGAGGCGCGTCAACTGGATCAGGCAATCCGAGCGATTGCGGATCCCTTGATCTCGAAACCTGCAATGCTGCGTCCGACGTGGGCACCAGCATTGGCGTTGCGCTGATCGTTGCCTTTTGGGTAGTCGTCGACTTCCTAATGGCCGTGGTGTACGGCGTTTATCGGCTGGCAAGGCGAAACTAG
- the miaB gene encoding tRNA (N6-isopentenyl adenosine(37)-C2)-methylthiotransferase MiaB — MTKTYEVRTYGCQMNVHDSERLSGLLETAGYTAATDQTPDLVVFNTCAVRENADNKLYGNLGHIASVKEKNPGMQIAVGGCLAQKDRDTITKKAPYVDVVFGTHNIGSLPVLLERARIAEESQVEILESLEMFPSTLPTKRDSVFAAWVSISVGCNNTCTFCIVPSLRGKEKDRRPGEILAEIEALVADGVVEVTLLGQNVNSYGVEFGDKLAFGKLLRACGQIEGLERLRFTSPHPKDFTDDVIAAMAETPTVMPQLHMPLQSGSDRVLKAMRRSYRQEKYLGIIDRVREAMPHAAITTDIIVGFPGETEEDFLETIDVVRRARFTGAYTFQYSQRPGTPAADLPDQLPKAVVQERYERLVHVVNEVAWDEAKKQQGQVVELLVADHEGKKDDAMHRLSGRARDNRLVHFAPGDHPVRPGDMVEVRITYAAPHHLVSDDEPISYRRTPAGDAWESRQGKTQVLSVGLGMPTLGAPAPLPPAPACAI, encoded by the coding sequence ATGACGAAGACGTATGAGGTGCGCACCTACGGGTGCCAGATGAACGTGCACGACAGCGAAAGGCTGTCGGGCCTACTCGAGACCGCCGGCTACACCGCCGCGACCGATCAGACACCTGACCTCGTCGTCTTCAACACCTGCGCCGTGCGTGAAAACGCTGACAACAAGCTCTACGGCAACCTCGGCCACATCGCGTCGGTCAAGGAGAAGAACCCAGGCATGCAGATCGCCGTCGGTGGCTGCCTGGCGCAGAAGGACCGCGACACGATCACGAAGAAGGCGCCGTACGTCGACGTCGTCTTCGGTACGCACAACATCGGCTCACTGCCCGTCCTCCTCGAGCGCGCTCGCATCGCCGAGGAGTCGCAGGTTGAGATCCTCGAGTCGCTCGAGATGTTCCCGTCGACGCTGCCCACCAAGCGCGACTCTGTGTTCGCCGCGTGGGTATCGATCAGCGTTGGGTGCAACAACACGTGCACGTTCTGCATCGTCCCGAGCCTGCGCGGCAAGGAGAAGGACCGCCGACCCGGCGAGATCCTCGCCGAGATCGAGGCGCTCGTCGCTGATGGCGTCGTCGAGGTCACCCTGCTGGGCCAGAACGTGAACTCGTACGGCGTTGAGTTCGGCGACAAGCTCGCCTTCGGCAAGTTGCTCCGCGCCTGCGGGCAGATCGAGGGGCTGGAGCGCTTACGTTTCACCAGCCCTCACCCCAAGGACTTCACCGACGACGTCATCGCCGCGATGGCTGAGACGCCGACAGTCATGCCGCAACTCCATATGCCCCTGCAGTCGGGCTCCGATCGCGTGCTCAAGGCGATGCGCCGGTCGTACCGCCAAGAGAAGTACCTCGGCATCATCGATCGCGTCCGCGAAGCGATGCCCCACGCCGCGATCACGACCGACATCATCGTCGGCTTCCCGGGCGAGACCGAGGAGGATTTCCTCGAGACGATCGACGTCGTTCGTCGCGCGCGCTTCACGGGTGCCTACACGTTCCAGTACTCCCAGCGCCCCGGCACTCCGGCCGCGGACCTGCCCGATCAGCTGCCCAAGGCGGTCGTGCAGGAGCGATACGAGCGACTCGTCCATGTTGTCAACGAGGTCGCGTGGGACGAGGCCAAGAAGCAACAAGGTCAGGTCGTCGAGCTGCTCGTCGCCGACCACGAGGGCAAGAAGGATGATGCGATGCATCGCCTGTCGGGCCGCGCTCGCGACAACCGCCTCGTGCATTTCGCGCCCGGCGACCATCCCGTACGGCCTGGCGACATGGTCGAAGTGCGCATCACGTACGCGGCCCCGCATCACCTCGTCAGCGATGACGAGCCGATCAGCTACCGCCGTACGCCGGCTGGCGACGCTTGGGAGTCACGCCAGGGCAAGACACAAGTACTCAGCGTGGGACTCGGTATGCCGACGCTCGGCGCACCCGCGCCGCTCCCGCCAGCACCCGCCTGCGCGATTTAG
- a CDS encoding DinB family protein, translating into MDLKGVLHEKLKASRAIMVDRVEGLSEYDRRRPMTPTGTNLLGLIKHLTGVEQVYFGDSFDRPPPDALPWNEDGSVWEGADMWAKADESSDYILGLYERACAHSDATIEALDLDIPGRVPHWPSPDTTLGYLLVWVLEDTAHHAGHADIVRELIDGRTGSDTATSETDWSTYVDRIQAAADSFR; encoded by the coding sequence ATGGATCTCAAAGGCGTTCTGCACGAGAAGCTCAAGGCGAGTCGGGCCATCATGGTCGACAGGGTCGAGGGGCTGAGTGAGTACGATCGCCGCCGCCCGATGACCCCGACTGGCACCAACCTGCTTGGGCTGATCAAGCACCTCACCGGCGTCGAGCAGGTCTACTTCGGCGACTCGTTCGACCGCCCGCCACCCGATGCGCTTCCGTGGAATGAGGATGGCTCGGTCTGGGAGGGTGCTGACATGTGGGCGAAGGCCGACGAGTCGAGCGACTACATCCTCGGCCTGTACGAGCGAGCCTGCGCCCACAGCGATGCGACGATCGAGGCTCTCGACCTCGACATCCCAGGTCGGGTTCCACACTGGCCCTCGCCCGATACGACGTTGGGCTACCTGCTGGTGTGGGTGCTCGAAGACACCGCGCACCACGCGGGCCATGCCGACATCGTCCGCGAGCTGATCGACGGACGTACGGGTTCCGACACTGCGACGAGCGAGACCGACTGGTCGACGTATGTGGATCGCATCCAGGCCGCCGCTGACTCGTTCCGCTAG
- a CDS encoding homocysteine S-methyltransferase family protein, whose product MATTGFPAQKPGTQYLTEGGIETEIMYKWGHELPEFAMYPLLDNPAAMDDMRTMYRGYLDAAATHKMNALMGGLDYRASPDWGTKLGYSAEGLAEANLASIDFLRTLAAEYENDIDTILIQGFVGPRGDAYERNVVMTADEAEDYHSVQLTTLKQAGVDLAWGFTFNDEQESIGLARAAKAIGVPAAVSFTLTSDARVHSGSTLADAINTVDAATDGSLEFFAINCSHPVEFGPALTEGAWTDRLRAFRPNASKMEKIALCQIGHLEEGEPPDLASMMGDLSKRYPQVDIWGGCCGTGAEHLNLIAEAVS is encoded by the coding sequence ATGGCAACCACTGGATTCCCAGCCCAAAAGCCCGGTACGCAGTACCTCACCGAGGGCGGCATCGAGACCGAGATCATGTACAAGTGGGGCCACGAGCTCCCCGAGTTCGCCATGTATCCGTTGCTCGACAACCCAGCGGCAATGGACGACATGCGGACGATGTACCGCGGCTATCTCGACGCGGCTGCCACCCACAAGATGAACGCGCTCATGGGCGGGCTCGACTACCGGGCCAGCCCCGACTGGGGAACCAAGCTCGGCTACTCAGCTGAGGGACTAGCCGAAGCGAACCTCGCGTCGATCGACTTCCTGCGTACGTTGGCGGCCGAGTACGAGAACGACATCGACACGATCCTGATCCAGGGCTTCGTCGGCCCGCGCGGGGATGCGTACGAGCGCAATGTCGTCATGACCGCAGATGAGGCTGAGGACTACCACTCAGTTCAGCTCACGACTCTCAAGCAGGCAGGCGTCGACTTGGCTTGGGGCTTCACGTTCAACGACGAGCAGGAGTCGATCGGCCTCGCTCGTGCGGCCAAGGCGATCGGCGTACCTGCTGCGGTGTCGTTCACGCTGACGTCAGACGCTCGTGTGCACTCCGGCTCGACACTCGCCGACGCCATCAACACCGTGGACGCGGCGACGGATGGGTCGCTCGAGTTCTTCGCCATCAACTGCTCACATCCGGTCGAGTTCGGTCCGGCATTGACCGAAGGCGCGTGGACCGATCGACTGCGGGCGTTCAGGCCCAATGCCTCCAAGATGGAGAAGATCGCGCTCTGCCAGATCGGACACCTTGAAGAAGGCGAGCCTCCGGACCTCGCATCGATGATGGGCGACCTGTCGAAGCGCTACCCGCAGGTCGACATCTGGGGTGGCTGCTGCGGCACGGGCGCCGAGCACCTCAATCTGATCGCTGAAGCCGTCTCCTAG
- a CDS encoding HhH-GPD-type base excision DNA repair protein: MAIKIAQEPHADEVLNSSPFALLVGMMLDQQYPMEHAFRGPAKVLDRFGNFDPATIAEAEPEAFADLCSTPPAIHRYGRSMAGRLQELARHVVEEYDGDATRIWTEPRTGKELFQRVRALPGFGEQKAKIFTALLAKQLDVKPPGWTTVVGDYGKKGYRSVADVVDAESLAKVRAFKQVAKKKAAAAAQTADTSAG; this comes from the coding sequence ATGGCCATCAAGATCGCGCAGGAGCCCCACGCCGACGAGGTACTCAACTCGAGTCCGTTCGCTCTGCTCGTCGGAATGATGCTGGACCAGCAGTACCCGATGGAACACGCCTTCCGTGGACCAGCCAAGGTGCTGGACCGGTTCGGAAACTTCGATCCCGCGACGATCGCCGAAGCCGAGCCTGAGGCGTTCGCCGACCTCTGCTCGACACCGCCAGCGATCCACCGCTACGGACGATCGATGGCTGGACGCCTGCAGGAACTCGCTCGTCACGTCGTCGAGGAGTACGACGGTGACGCCACCCGCATCTGGACCGAACCGCGTACGGGCAAGGAGCTCTTCCAGCGAGTACGCGCGCTGCCTGGATTCGGCGAGCAGAAGGCCAAGATCTTCACGGCTCTCCTGGCCAAGCAGCTCGACGTGAAGCCTCCGGGCTGGACCACTGTCGTGGGCGACTACGGCAAGAAGGGCTATCGCTCGGTCGCCGACGTTGTCGACGCGGAGTCGCTGGCCAAGGTCCGCGCGTTCAAGCAGGTCGCAAAGAAGAAGGCCGCTGCGGCAGCTCAGACCGCCGACACGTCGGCCGGGTAG
- a CDS encoding antitoxin: MGFLDKFKKQSSGLKDKATDLAASQNANIDKGIDKAADLANKATKGKYDEQIDGAADKAKDAVDDLAEGDKPTA; this comes from the coding sequence ATGGGTTTTCTCGACAAGTTCAAGAAGCAGAGCTCCGGCCTGAAGGACAAGGCAACTGACCTCGCCGCTTCGCAGAACGCGAACATTGACAAGGGCATCGACAAGGCTGCTGACCTCGCCAACAAGGCGACCAAGGGCAAGTACGACGAGCAGATCGACGGCGCGGCCGACAAGGCGAAGGACGCTGTCGACGATCTGGCCGAGGGCGACAAGCCCACTGCCTAG
- the miaA gene encoding tRNA (adenosine(37)-N6)-dimethylallyltransferase MiaA gives MASVDRIVGVVGPTASGKSRLAVDLALSLGKAEIVNVDSMQLYRGMDIGTAKPTTEERGVVPHHLFDVLDVTDIATVAEFQAMARSTIAECHHRGVTPILVGGSALYVRAVFDRLDFPGTDEDVRERWTAELEARGSEALHADLAQKDPEAAAIILPSNGRRIVRALEVIELTGEKFAATMPPFESVYDNVTLIGLDVPRDVLDVRLAERVDAMWADGFVDEVRALREVGLEDGFTASRALGYQQILAFLRGEMTEDEAREATVTGTRKFARRQDRDFRKDPRIHWLPYDASDLVDQAASLAQPLGP, from the coding sequence ATGGCATCCGTCGACCGCATCGTGGGAGTGGTTGGCCCGACCGCGTCCGGCAAGTCACGATTGGCAGTTGACCTGGCCCTGAGCCTCGGCAAAGCCGAGATCGTCAATGTCGATTCGATGCAGCTCTATCGCGGTATGGATATCGGTACGGCCAAGCCGACGACCGAAGAACGCGGCGTCGTCCCACATCACTTGTTCGACGTCCTGGACGTCACGGACATCGCCACAGTGGCTGAGTTCCAGGCGATGGCACGCAGCACGATTGCCGAATGTCACCACCGGGGAGTCACGCCGATCCTGGTCGGCGGATCTGCGCTGTACGTACGAGCAGTCTTCGACCGGCTCGACTTCCCAGGCACCGACGAGGACGTACGCGAGCGGTGGACTGCTGAGCTTGAGGCGCGCGGATCTGAAGCGCTCCATGCCGACCTTGCTCAGAAGGACCCCGAGGCGGCGGCCATCATCCTGCCCTCGAACGGGCGTCGCATCGTACGAGCGCTCGAGGTCATCGAGCTCACCGGCGAGAAGTTCGCGGCGACCATGCCACCGTTCGAGTCCGTGTACGACAACGTCACCCTGATTGGGCTCGACGTGCCGCGCGACGTGCTCGACGTACGCCTTGCCGAGCGTGTCGATGCGATGTGGGCTGACGGGTTTGTCGACGAGGTACGTGCGCTGCGCGAGGTTGGTCTCGAGGACGGCTTCACTGCCAGCCGTGCGCTCGGCTATCAGCAGATCCTGGCGTTCCTGCGTGGCGAGATGACCGAGGACGAAGCGCGCGAGGCGACCGTGACGGGCACGCGCAAGTTCGCCCGTCGCCAGGATCGCGACTTCCGCAAGGACCCCCGTATCCACTGGCTCCCGTACGACGCCAGCGACCTCGTCGACCAAGCCGCAAGCCTCGCTCAACCACTCGGCCCCTAG
- the dapF gene encoding diaminopimelate epimerase, whose product MSFPWLKGHGTENDFVLLPDHDGTIHGDLDGAFVAALCHRRRGIGADGVMRVVRTQALGEQSAGEWFMDYKNADGSVSEMCGNGIRVFALHLVQEGLADPSQPFVVGTRDGDKTITFDRDQISVDMGKPELRGVSKVTADGRTWEAQDVRTGNPHAVAFVERLTDAGSLLVEPDYDKTTYPEGVNIEFVVREGAQHVSMRVHERGSGETRSCGTGACAVAAAAAHSDGAARPVTYRVDVPGGTVHVTWTDDDHLILTGPAEIVARGDMEWIA is encoded by the coding sequence ATGAGCTTTCCATGGTTGAAGGGGCACGGGACGGAGAACGACTTCGTGCTGCTTCCTGACCATGACGGCACGATCCACGGCGACTTGGACGGTGCCTTCGTGGCAGCCCTGTGTCACCGTCGTCGCGGCATCGGCGCCGACGGTGTGATGCGTGTTGTCCGCACGCAGGCGCTTGGCGAGCAGTCGGCCGGCGAGTGGTTCATGGACTACAAGAACGCCGACGGTTCGGTCAGTGAGATGTGCGGCAACGGCATCCGCGTCTTCGCCCTGCATCTCGTACAAGAAGGACTCGCCGATCCGTCGCAGCCGTTCGTGGTCGGCACGCGTGACGGCGACAAGACGATCACGTTCGACCGCGACCAGATCTCGGTCGATATGGGCAAGCCTGAACTTCGCGGCGTCTCCAAGGTGACGGCCGATGGTCGTACGTGGGAGGCGCAGGATGTACGTACGGGCAACCCGCACGCTGTCGCGTTCGTCGAGCGACTCACGGACGCGGGTTCGCTGCTGGTCGAGCCCGACTACGACAAGACGACGTACCCCGAAGGCGTCAACATCGAGTTCGTCGTACGCGAGGGTGCACAGCACGTCTCGATGCGCGTTCACGAGCGTGGCTCCGGAGAGACCCGCTCGTGCGGCACGGGTGCATGCGCGGTTGCGGCCGCAGCGGCGCACTCCGACGGCGCTGCCCGCCCCGTCACCTATCGCGTCGACGTACCAGGCGGAACAGTCCACGTGACCTGGACCGACGACGACCACCTCATCCTCACCGGCCCTGCCGAGATTGTCGCCCGCGGCGACATGGAATGGATCGCATGA
- the hflX gene encoding GTPase HflX, with translation MTEQQGNTEGLELEERNSLRRIDGLRTELEDITEVEYRKLRLERVVLVGVWTEGTALDAENSLAELKLLAETAGSEVLDALIQRRQKPDPATYIGTGKVEELRAAVESTGADTVICDGALAPSQLRNLEDRVKVKVVDRTALILDIFAQHAKSKEGKAQVELAQLQYQTQRLRGWGGELSRQAGGQAAGGEGIGGRGPGETKLETDRRRIQMKMTKLRRELKELGVARETKKANRKRHQVPSVAIAGYTNAGKSSLLNRLTDAGVLVEDALFATLDPTTRRTQTSDGRVYTMSDTVGFVRNLPHQLVEAFRSTLEEVAEADLVLHVVDGAHPDPEGQIRSVRAVFADVDADKVPEIIVINKADAADPIVLKTLLAKEPHAVVVSAKTGEGIDELLSAIEADLPQPATRVDVMLPYARGDLLNQIHTQGEIESLDHEGDGTHVVARVHGHLAAELEPYAV, from the coding sequence ATGACCGAGCAGCAAGGCAACACAGAGGGACTCGAGCTCGAAGAACGCAATTCACTCCGCCGCATTGATGGGTTGCGTACCGAGCTCGAGGACATCACCGAGGTCGAATACCGCAAGCTCCGCCTGGAGCGGGTCGTCCTCGTCGGCGTATGGACCGAAGGCACGGCACTCGACGCCGAGAACTCGCTCGCCGAGCTCAAGCTGCTCGCCGAGACCGCCGGCTCAGAGGTGCTCGACGCGCTGATCCAGCGACGCCAGAAGCCAGACCCGGCGACATACATCGGCACCGGCAAGGTCGAAGAGCTTCGTGCTGCCGTTGAGTCGACCGGCGCCGACACCGTCATCTGCGATGGAGCGCTCGCACCGAGCCAGCTCCGCAACCTGGAGGACCGCGTCAAGGTCAAGGTCGTCGACCGTACGGCGCTGATCCTCGACATCTTCGCCCAGCACGCCAAGTCCAAAGAGGGCAAGGCGCAGGTCGAGCTGGCCCAGCTGCAGTACCAAACCCAGCGTCTCCGCGGTTGGGGTGGCGAGCTGTCGCGCCAGGCTGGTGGTCAGGCCGCAGGCGGCGAGGGCATCGGTGGTCGTGGACCTGGTGAGACGAAGCTCGAGACCGATCGTCGTCGTATCCAGATGAAGATGACCAAGTTGCGCCGTGAGCTCAAGGAGCTCGGCGTTGCTCGCGAGACCAAGAAGGCGAACCGTAAGCGCCACCAGGTCCCGTCGGTCGCGATCGCGGGCTACACCAACGCTGGCAAGTCGAGCCTGCTCAACCGCCTCACGGATGCGGGCGTGCTGGTCGAGGATGCATTGTTCGCGACCCTCGATCCGACCACCCGCCGTACGCAGACGTCAGACGGTCGCGTCTACACGATGTCCGACACGGTCGGCTTCGTACGCAACCTCCCACACCAGCTCGTCGAGGCCTTCCGCTCAACGCTCGAAGAAGTCGCCGAGGCCGACCTCGTGCTGCATGTTGTCGACGGTGCGCATCCCGACCCCGAGGGCCAGATCCGGTCCGTACGTGCGGTGTTCGCTGATGTCGATGCCGACAAGGTGCCCGAGATCATCGTGATCAACAAGGCCGACGCTGCCGATCCGATCGTCCTCAAGACGCTGCTCGCCAAGGAGCCGCATGCAGTCGTCGTCAGCGCCAAGACTGGCGAAGGTATCGACGAGCTGCTCAGCGCGATCGAAGCCGATCTGCCGCAACCGGCGACTCGCGTCGACGTGATGCTCCCGTACGCGCGTGGCGACCTGCTCAACCAGATCCACACGCAGGGCGAGATCGAATCGCTCGACCATGAGGGCGACGGCACTCACGTCGTCGCGCGAGTCCACGGCCACCTTGCGGCAGAGCTCGAGCCCTACGCCGTCTGA